In one Diabrotica virgifera virgifera chromosome 7, PGI_DIABVI_V3a genomic region, the following are encoded:
- the LOC126888561 gene encoding uncharacterized protein LOC126888561 codes for MPNFYKRKTSQQSWDEKAMAEALTACQGGLSIHSSAKQYNIPSTTLFRRLKRPPEERLVKQLGRFRCVFTVDQERMLVDYILKMEERLFGLTISDLKYLTYEFAIRNNIEHRFNNEKKEAGKVWLLGFMKRHPVLSLRLPEKTSAARASAFNAVSVGKFFDLLEDLYQKHNYKPNRIYNCDETGISTVPNKPSKIISKKGKKQVGVLSSAERGTLTTAEICFNAAGEYIPPALIFPRVRHHLTFDIGVPLNTKIFTHASGWMQTEIFTAWFHHFIKFAKPTSEDRVLLILDGHSTHIKNIEVLELAKKNFVDILVLPPHCTHRLQPLDVSFMYPMSTFYEQAVRVWLRTHPGKVVTIHDVGPLFGEAYLKAASMATAISGFKKTGIWPFERPDPNVFVAADTTDRPGPLLATSNLPSASTPVSNDILLHKTIVSPADILPIPRVASNIENPTKKRARSGKTVVATSTPFIEELKNLKAPTPKNPTKKVTKQLFQSDSEEEDDANISIYSDTDSGSELDLPVQIPTIKTEDIKEGIYVAVEYNGQTFPGLVISKSGESASVKCMERTQKYFKWPNKDDVLDYNIKDIKMIINEPKQLRRGFFNVPELCLYA; via the coding sequence ATGCCTAATTTTTACAAACGAAAGACTTCGCAGCAGAGTTGGGACGAGAAGGCAATGGCTGAGGCTCTAACTGCATGTCAAGGTGGTTTATCAATTCATTCTTCTGCAAAACAATATAACATTCCATCGACAACTCTTTTTAGAAGATTAAAGCGACCACCAGAAGAACGTTTAGTGAAGCAACTTGGACGATTCCGTTGCGTGTTCACGGTAGATCAAGAGAGGATGTTGGTAGACTATATTCTTAAAATGGAAGAACGCCTGTTTGGGCTAACTATTTCTGACTTAAAATATCTTACCTACGAGTTTGCCATACGAAATAACATTGAACATAGATTCAATAATGAGAAGAAAGAAGCTGGTAAAGTATGGTTGCTTGGTTTCATGAAACGGCACCCAGTTCTTTCACTTCGACTTCCAGAAAAAACGTCAGCAGCGCGAGCGTCAGCATTTAACGCAGTTAGTGTCGGAAAGTTCTTTGATTTATTGGAAGACTTATACCAAAAACACAACTACAAACCTAACCGCATCTATAATTGTGACGAAACCGGTATCTCTACCGTGCCAAATAAGCCTTCAAAGATTATTTCAAAAAAGGGGAAAAAGCAAGTAGGAGTTTTATCATCAGCTGAAAGAGGTACGCTTACAACTGCAGAAATTTGCTTCAACGCTGCAGGGGAATACATCCCTCCTGCTCTTATTTTTCCACGGGTGAGACATCACTTGACATTCGACATTGGAGTTCCTCTGAATACCAAAATTTTCACGCATGCTTCTGGATGGATGCAGACCGAAATCTTTACGGCTTGGTTTcaccattttattaaatttgcgaAGCCTACCTCCGAGGACAGGGTTTTACTAATTTTAGATGGCCATTCAACCCACATAAAAAACATTGAAGTCTTAGAGCTTGCTAAGAAAAACTTTGTAGACATCCTGGTGCTACCACCACATTGCACACATCGACTTCAGCCACTGGACGTATCATTTATGTATCCCATGTCGACCTTCTATGAACAGGCAGTGCGAGTTTGGCTGCGAACCCACCCGGGGAAAGTTGTGACGATTCATGATGTCGGTCCTCTCTTCGGAGAAGCTTACTTGAAGGCAGCTAGTATGGCAACAGCTATCTCAGGATTTAAGAAGACGGGTATTTGGCCGTTTGAGAGACCTGATCCAAACGTTTTCGTGGCTGCAGATACAACTGATCGTCCTGGGCCTCTACTCGCTACATCTAACCTGCCATCAGCGTCCACTCCAGTGTCAAATGACATTCTCCTCCATAAGACTATTGTTAGTCCTGCGGATATTTTACCTATCCCACGGGTCGCTTCAAATATCGAAAATCCAACGAAGAAAAGGGCTCGATCAGGAAAAACTGTAGTAGCAACTTCTACCCCTTTTATTGAAGAGTTAAAGAATTTGAAGGCTCCGACCCCAAAAAATCCAACCAAGAAAGTTACGAAGCAACTATTTCAAAGCGACAGCGAAGAAGAAGATGATGCAAACATCAGCATTTATAGTGACACCGACAGCGGTTCAGAGTTGGACCTACCAGTTCAAATTCCTACCATAAAAACAGAAGATATTAAGGAAGGGATATATGTAGCTGTAGAGTACAACGGACAAACATTTCCCGGTTTAGTAATTTCAAAATCAGGTGAATCAGCATCTGTAAAGTGTATGGAAAGGAcgcaaaaatatttcaaatggCCAAATAAAGATGATGTATTAGATTACAACATTAAGGACATTAAAATGATTATTAATGAACCAAAACAGTTAAGACGAGGGTTTTTCAATGTTCCTGAGCTCTGTTTATATGCTTAg